A region from the Misgurnus anguillicaudatus chromosome 7, ASM2758022v2, whole genome shotgun sequence genome encodes:
- the LOC141365205 gene encoding uncharacterized protein, whose protein sequence is MQRLPPQELYCSNCDVSVHHQYVLHNRESFVGGFYKAMSPKCIVPKDSTGEHVVSEQDCLLLIALPNKICCCGAEDVSVNAGRAIIFINIKGRYDLSLPLVTCKSCLKSWTPEVKDLILNGYWPGTSEFQTVYTVDLFSTFEDFKVTAPGLSRQAFVRMLQSRSNALWQSWYNISGLFSAVFWNGRTVHMRWKHFLEMTISPVQLAVRIWWQCLLMGTGTCTGLIATDYRCTMEKFVFAYPLYLQKELGKTKD, encoded by the exons ATGCAGAGACTGCCTCCCCAAGAACTGTATTGTAGTAACTGTGATGTGTCAGTGCATCACCAGTATGTTCTACACAACAGGGAGTCATTTGTCGGAGGCTTTTACAAAGCCATGTCACCGAAATGCATCGTTCCAAAAGACAGCACTGGTGAACATGTAGTTAGTGAGCAAG ATTGTCTCCTACTGATCGCTTTGCCCAACAAGATTTGCTGTTGTGGTGCTGAAGATGTTTCAGTGAATGCTGGTCGTGCCATTATCttcataaatattaaag GTCGCTATGATCTCTCCCTTCCTTTGGTAACCTGTAAGTCTTGCCTAAAATCGTGGACACCTGAGGTCAAAGACCTTATATTAAATGGGTACTGGCCTGGAACCAGTGAGTTTCAAACAGTTTACACTGTCGACCTGTTCAGTACCTTTGAAGACTTTAAAGTCACAGCACCTGGCCTATCCAGACAGGCCTTTGTGAGAATGCTGCAAAGCCGCTCAAATGCGCTCTGGCAGA GTTGGTACAATATCAGTGGACTGTTTTCAGCTGTTTTCTGGAATGGACGTACTGTACACATGAGATGGAAACACTTCTTGGAGATGACCATTTCTCCTGTCCAGCTTGCAGTCAGGATATGGTGGCAGTGTCTCTTGATGGGAACAGGAACATGTACAGGTTTAATTGCAACG GACTACAGATGTACCATGgagaagtttgtgtttgcataccCTCTTTATCTTCAAAAAGAGCTTGGCAAGACAAAAGACTGA